One Catenulispora sp. GP43 genomic window, GCCAAGGCGATGAACGGCCTGGAGCGCGCCGCGGGCGAGAGCAGCCTGGAGAAGCCGCTGCGCGAGATGGTGAAGCTGCGCGCCTCGCAGATCAACGGCTGCGTCTACTGCGTCGACATGCACTCCCGCGACGCGGTCGCCGGCGGCGACACCTGGCGCCGCCTGAACCTGGTCGCGGTCTGGCGCGAGGCCCCGTACTTCACCGCCCGCGAGCGCGCCGCCCTGGCCCTGACCGAGGCCGTGACGCGGCTGGCGGACAGCGAGGTGTCCGACGCGGTGTGGAACGAGGCCGCGGCCCACTTCACCGAGACGGAGCTGGCCGAGCTGGTCTGGCACATCGGGATCATCAACCTGTGGAACCGGCTCGGCGCGACCGCCCGGCCCTGGGAGCTGTCCGGCGGGGCGCAGGACTGACCTGCCCGACGCCGGACGAGAACAGCCGGTGAGCACGCACGCGATGCGACGGGGTCATCGCGGGTGCGGGCTCACCGGTTGTTCGCCGTCACCAGCCCCGACTCGTAGGCCAGCACCACCGCCTGGGCCCGGTCCCGCAGCCCGGTCTTGGCCAGGATCCGCGAGACGTGCGTCTTCACCGTCTGCTCGGCCAGGACCAGCTCGGCGGCGATCTCCTGGTTCGACAGGCCGCGGGCGACCAGCCGCAGGACGTCGAGCTCGCGCGGGGTCAGCGTGCTGATGGTGGTCGGCTCCGGCCGGTCGGCGGGCCGCCGGGCGGCGAAGTCCGCGATCAGCCGGCGCGTCACGGACGGTGCCAGCAGCGCGTCCCCGGCGGCCACCACCCGGACCGCGTGGACCAGTTCGGCGGCCGGGGCGTCTTTGAGCAGGAAGCCGCTGGCCCCGGCGCGCAGCGCGGCGTAGACGTAGTCGTCCAGGTCGAACGTGGTCAGCATCAGGACCCGGGGACGCTCGGGGGCGCCGGCCAGGATGTGCTGGACCGCCTCCAGACCGTCCATCACCGGCATCCGCACGTCCAGCAGCACCACGTCCGGCTCGTGCGCGGCCACCTCGGCGACCGCCTGCACGCCGTTCGCGGCGTCCCCGACCACCTCGATGTCGGGCTGGGCCGCCAGCAGCGCGCCGAATCCGGCTCGGACCATCGCCTGGTCGTCCGCGATCAGGACTCGGATGCTCACGCTTCGGTCTCCAGGGGGAGGGAGGCGGTCACCGCGAAGCCGTCGTTCGCCGTCGGGCCGGTCTCCAGTTCACCGCCGACCAGTGTGACGCGCTCGCGCATCCCCGCGATGCCCTGCCCGTCGGCCGCTTCGAGCTCCGGACCGAGCATCGGCGGCTCCGGCGAGGGCTCGTTGCGCACCTCGATCCGCACCTCCTCATCGGTGCGGGTGACCCGGACCGAGACGTCGGCGCCCCGGGCGTGCCGCCGGGCGTTCGACAGCGACTCCTGCACCACCCGGAACGCCGTGACCCCGATGAGCGGCGGCACATCCTCCAGGTCCCCCGACGTCTCCCACTCGGCGCCCGCCTCCTCGACCAGCGCCGGCACGTCGGCCAGCCGGGGCTGCGGCGCGGTCTGCACCTGCTCGTAGTCCGCGCGCAGCAGCCCGAGCAGCTTGCGCATGTCGTTCAGCGCCTCGCGCGACACCGCGCTGATCGACCGGAACTCCGCCTCGGCCTCGGGGCTCTGTCCGGTGATCCGGAACGGCGCGGTCTCGGCCTGCACCGCGATCAGCGACATGTGGTGCGCCACCACGTCATGCAGCTCGCGGCCTATGCGTGCGCGCTCCTCGAGCAGCGTGCGGCGGGTGCGCTCGGCCTCGGTGCGCTCCTCCTGCACCACCAGCGCCTGCCGGGCGTCGCGCCGGTCGCGCAGCAGCTCCAGGCCTGCGAGCGCGAGGGCCGATCCGCCGATCACCGAACCGATGCTCAGCGCGAAGCCGTAGCCGGGGCGGACGCTTTGCAGGAAGAGGGTCAGCAGGAAGTACGCCGTCGCCATCTCGACCCCGCGCCGCCGGTCGACCTCCAGGCCCGCGACCACCAGGGCCGCCAGCACGCACAGCTGGCTCGACGGCGACCACGGCCACACCGACCAGGGCAGCGGCGCCCCGACGACCGAGGCCAGCGCCGCGCCGGCCAGGGCGGACCCGGACAGGGTCGCGGTGAAGGCGATGAGCGGATGCCGGCGGCACCACAGGATCGGCAGCGCGCGCAGGATGGCGAAGAACCAGACGTAGGCGTCCTCGGCGCCGGCGCGCCAGACGCCGTGCGCCGCGTCGAAGCGTTCGTGCAGATCGGCGTACCCGAACAGGATCAGCCCGGCCACGGCGGCCGCCACGGTCAGCAGTTCGGCCGGGCTGAATCCGAGCCCGTCCATCCGCTGTCCCGGTATTTTCTGTGGTCGCTGTGGTGCCCCCGGCACGGAAGTCATGCCGACGACGGTAGCTCCGCCACCGCCGTCGCACGTCACACCGGAGAGCCAGGCTCCATGCAGTACCGGGGTAGGGGGTCAGTCCTGAATCGCGGGGTCCTGCTTCGC contains:
- a CDS encoding carboxymuconolactone decarboxylase family protein — protein: MTTNTETKTLEYVKPAVRLAVDDLAPGIAKAMNGLERAAGESSLEKPLREMVKLRASQINGCVYCVDMHSRDAVAGGDTWRRLNLVAVWREAPYFTARERAALALTEAVTRLADSEVSDAVWNEAAAHFTETELAELVWHIGIINLWNRLGATARPWELSGGAQD
- a CDS encoding response regulator; this encodes MSIRVLIADDQAMVRAGFGALLAAQPDIEVVGDAANGVQAVAEVAAHEPDVVLLDVRMPVMDGLEAVQHILAGAPERPRVLMLTTFDLDDYVYAALRAGASGFLLKDAPAAELVHAVRVVAAGDALLAPSVTRRLIADFAARRPADRPEPTTISTLTPRELDVLRLVARGLSNQEIAAELVLAEQTVKTHVSRILAKTGLRDRAQAVVLAYESGLVTANNR
- a CDS encoding sensor histidine kinase, whose translation is MDGLGFSPAELLTVAAAVAGLILFGYADLHERFDAAHGVWRAGAEDAYVWFFAILRALPILWCRRHPLIAFTATLSGSALAGAALASVVGAPLPWSVWPWSPSSQLCVLAALVVAGLEVDRRRGVEMATAYFLLTLFLQSVRPGYGFALSIGSVIGGSALALAGLELLRDRRDARQALVVQEERTEAERTRRTLLEERARIGRELHDVVAHHMSLIAVQAETAPFRITGQSPEAEAEFRSISAVSREALNDMRKLLGLLRADYEQVQTAPQPRLADVPALVEEAGAEWETSGDLEDVPPLIGVTAFRVVQESLSNARRHARGADVSVRVTRTDEEVRIEVRNEPSPEPPMLGPELEAADGQGIAGMRERVTLVGGELETGPTANDGFAVTASLPLETEA